The nucleotide sequence CGATGCTGACCTTGACCGGGACCAGTCCTGCCTCGACGGCGAGCGGCTCGTAGAGGAACCAGGGCGGCAGGCTGTAGATGACCTCGTCGCCCGGATCGGTGACTGATTTCAGTGCCAGGGCGATGGCGGTGAAGCCTCCGGTGGTAAGGTACAGGTCCTCGGCTTCGAACGGGACCTTCAATAACCGGCTCAGGGAATCTGCCGCCGCCTCCCGGGCGTCCACCTCGTTGGTCTTGTACGCGAACCACTGGTCATTGTGCGGGTGGAGCGCGTCCCGGAGGGCATCAACGTAGGCGTCCTGCGGCATCTGGTGCGGGTTGCCCAAGGTGAAGTCGCAGACGCCGGGCAGATGCTTGCGGCGGGCGTAGGTGGAATGGTTCAGGTGTTCCGAGATCCTCCGGAACGAGGGAATGCCGGCCACCTCAAGGGCGCGGCGCGATGCGGGTGAGCCGGCGGCGGCGGGGGAGTCCGTCACAGCCCGGTTTCCTGGGGCTTGGCATTGGTCTTCGCCGTGAGCAGCAGGTACTCCCACTCCATCTGCGCCGGCGTATCACCGTGGGCTTCGATGTACGTGCCGGCGAGCTCCGTGAGGGCCTCGTCCAGGGCCTTGGCCTTCTCGTCGTCACCGGACAGCGACTTGTACAGGGAGATGGTGGGGCCGTAGTGCGACTTGAAATAGCGCACGAAGTCTTCAGGGTGGCGGAAACTCGTGATGGCCACGGTCCGCTTCTGCGCCCGGATGTCGTCCAGGCGGTCGCCGAACAGCTTGCGGACATGGTCTTCGCTGCCCCACAGCGGTGCGGGCTGCGCGCCGGGCGGTGGCGGCGGAGCGAAGGGCTTCATGGTGGCGAACATCTGCCCGATGAAACCCTCCGGTGTCCAGTGCAGCAGCCCCACGGTTCCGCCCGGCCTGCAGACGCGCACCATTTCGTCGGCGCTCGCCTGGTGGTGCGGGGCGAACATGGCGCCGAGGCAGGACATGACGACGTCGAACTCGCCGTCCGCGAAGGGGAGGTTCTCGACGTCGGCCTCCACCCATTCGAGCTCAACGCCGCGGTCGGCAGCCTGCCGCCGGCCGGCGTCGAACATCTCCGGGGTGAGATCGCTGGCGACAACCCGGGCACCCATCATGGCCGCGGGGACGGCCGCGTTGCCGGCACCTGCGCCCACGTCCAGGACGCGCTGGCGCGGCTTAATGTTGCAGGCCTCCACCAGGATGGCGCCCAGATCCGCGATGAGCTCGCTGGCGAGGGCAGGATAGTCACCCTGCGCCCACATCGCCCGGTGTTTTTCCTTCAGGGCTTTGTCCGCCCCGTCCTGGTCGTTCATGTCCGCGCACCTCTGCTTTCGCAGGCTCAGTTGCAGCACACTGCCGGGTCAGTGGAGGCTGGCCCAGTGAGGCTGTGGCAGTGGAGGCTGTGGTGCGACTTATTGTGGGCTTCACGGCTGGGCTTGTAAAGGTCGCCGGCGCAACCGCGGGACCCAACTGACTGGCAGTAGTTGTCGTTTTGACGCCTGAAAACGACAACAAATGCGAGTCAGTTGGGTGGTAACGCAGGGAGGGGAGGGTGGCGCCTTCCGTCAGTCCCGCCGTCGGACGGCATACGCGAACAGGGACGTCGTGGCCACGGTAGCCAGGTACCCTGCGATCACGATCAGCGAGATGCCCGCCCAGAAGTAGTTGGTGGTGCTGGCTTCCTGGCCGATGCCCGGGGCGATCATGACCAGCGAATACACGGACACCGCAGCCGAAGCCAGCCCGAGCACCGCGGGCAGCCCGATCCACAGCCGCGCCGATCCCCAGTGGCCGTCGAAGCCGTCCCAGACGTTCCACTCACGGCCGTCGTTGCGGAGGATCAGCCAGCCCGCGGGAATCGTGAAGCAGCCCACCACGAGGAACGCCGCCACCACATCCGCCGGCCGGTGCCACTGGTTCACGAGTGTGGACATGCCCGAGGCGATGGCGAACGTGCCGCCCACAAAGCCAGCCAGCGGGCGCCACCGCGGGGACGCCATCAGGAACACGGCCGCCGCCGCGGACGCCGCCAGGGTGGTGTGTCCGGACGGCAGCGAATTCAGCTCCAGGGTCTCCACGCCGCGGTCCGGCCGCACCGGCAGCAGGGCCTTGAGCACCTGCGTGGCGATGTTCGCCGCGATGCACGCCGTGACCGCTATCCCCGCGTCCCGCCAGCGGCGGTGGATCACCGTCACCAGAAGGACGACGACGGCGGCCATCACCAGGGAGATGGTGGGCAGCCAATCCAGGAAGCGGGTGGTCACCTTGCCCGCCGGCCCGTGGATTTCCACCGCCTCAACGAGGGCCGACTCGTCGATGAACTGGCCCGTCGTGGTGCGGACGAAGTAGTAGTAGGTGGCCGCGAGGCCCGTGGCGCAGGCCAAGGTGGCCACAGCAAACAGGAAGCCGGTGCCCGCTGCGAGGCGCATCCGGCCGGCTGACGGCTGGCGGCCCGGCTTCTGACGGCCCTGCTGCTGGCGGCCTTGCTTCTTACGGCGGGGGTCCCTGAGCTGGAAAGTCATCGTTACAAGCGTGTCACAGTTTGCTGGGAGGCGCCTGACCGGCGGGTGGGTGCCGCCCGTTTCCGGGCACCCTCGTCAAGGCGGCGCGGCTCTCGACACTCTCGCACACTCGACGGCGGGCCCCTCGACACGGCTGTGCCGCACGATTACGTTGGGGCCATGAGCGAAAACCCAGACAAGCCCCGCGCCGACCGCGATGAGCCCGCTCGCGAAGAAACCGACCTGAGCACCAAGCTGGACCCGGATTTCATCCCGCAGCAGGGCGAAACTCCTGAAGCGGAGCGCGCCCGGGAGCACCCCGAGGAAACCGGGAGCTGACGACCCGCCGGCGCTAACGACCCCGCCGCTGCTATGAACAGCGGTGGCTAAGAACAGGGCCGGCCGGAGGCTAAAGTTGGTGCATGGGCGGTCTCGTGGATGCACTTGGCCCCATCCTGGAACTAATGACGTGGGTGGGCTTCCTCCCCGGCGTGCCGTTGCTCGTGTGGGGGCTGATTATCGAACGGCGCCGCTGCGCCTGGACCAAGACCACGGGTGAGGTTTACACCGCCGGCGGCTTTACCGGTTTCCGCTGGACCGACCAGGAAAACGTGCCGCGCCAGACCCTCGTCGATTCCGACGTGGCACGGGGGCTAGTGGCCGGAACCCAGGTGGAGCTCCATTACGACCTCTGCCACCCTTCACGGTGGGGCCTGAAGCCGCCCAAGCACGACAACCTCATTCTGATCCTCGGCTGGATCCTCACCGGCGTAGGCGTCCTGAGCTTCATCGGGGGATTTGTGGTGCTGCTCTGAGGCTCCTGCCTCTTTTGTAAACCGCACCGGGCCGGCTGCTTGGGCCACCCAGCCTGGCCGGACATGCATCGGGTACCCGTGCCGCGGCGGGTACCCGGTCTGTGGGGCAGCCGGAGCTGCCGTATTTGTCTCTCATGTGTTCGTCCGTTAGGCGTGCGGTTCGGCTGCTGCAGCCCGCTCGCCGCGCGGGGGACGCCCGCCGCGCCGGTTCCTGTCGCGCAGGTGGTCCAGCAGCGCCTGTTCGGGATGCCCGGGGTTCTCCGCCAAGTGGCGCAGGAGCCGGCGCCGCACCTCGGAGCGCGGATCGGCGGTGGAGAGCACGTTGTGGATGATGTCCAGGACCTGTTGATGCAGCTCCGAGTCGTCCACCATCACGGTGGTCGGCTGGCCGTAGGGTGAGTCGACCGTGGAGCCCCACCGGTCCGGCGGAATGGGCTCGTACAGATCGCGGAATTCGGTGTGCATCACTGACTCCTTATTGCGGTGGGAAACTGCTTCTTCGGGTTGCCGCCGCGTGCGTTTATTCATTGCTGCTGCCACTCCTGCCGCTGGTGCCGGAGGGGCCGCTGGTGCCGTCGAGCCGGTCCGGGGACGTTGGGCCCGAGGACGTTGAATCGTCAGTGGGTTCCACTGCCGGCGAAGTGACCTGGCCCGGTTCCACAAGCTCGACGCCGGTGACCTCGCTGGAATCCACGTCAGCATCCGGGTCGTCGGGAGCCAACCCGGTCTCCGCCGGGTCGGTTGGCTTGGTGGAGCGGGGCGAGGAGGTGGCAGGGTCCAGCGGCGCCCATTTCCGCGCCGGTGATGTGGTCCTGGGCGTCGCCGTGGGATCGGTAAGCCTCGACAGTCGCGGGTCCTCAGTGAAGCCCTCGATGTTGAAGACCGGATCGCGGGGGTCCGGTTCACGAACAATTACGCCGGCTTCCTGATCTGTCGGAGCCCCGATGACGGCCTGCGCCCAGACGGTGATGCTGGCGAGTCCCACCAGCGGAACGCTCAGCAACAACCACCTCTTCATCGGCCTGCCACACCTCCTTCGTGCTTCAACTTTGGAGGGTGAAGGTGAGGCACGGATGAGACGTGGATGAGAGTCTTCTCATGCACCGTCGGGCTGGTTGCAGCCAGTGAGCCTATGAGCCGGCGGACCTATATTGAATGGTCCTCGGCAACATCCGCGGTGCCGGATGGATCATCCGGGGCCGTCGTGGAGGGGCCGGGCAAACACACGAGGCGGTAACCCACGCCGCGGACCGTCTGGATGCGCTCCTGGCCGAGCTTGTGCCGCAGGTACCTGACGTACACGTCCACCACATTGGAGGAGCCTTCGAAGTGGTAGCCCCACACCCTGCTCAGGAGCTGCTCGCGGCTGAGCACCTTGCCGGCGTTCTCCATGAACGTCCGGGCCATGACGAATTCCCGCGCGGACAGGTCGATCACATGGCCGCCGATCTCGGCGGTGCGCAGGTTGACGTCGAGCGACAGGTCGCCGCAGACGAGCGTCGGGGCGGAAGCCACCGCCTGCGCGCCCCGGAGCCGCAGCTTGATGCGGGAGAGGAGTTCCTCGAACCGGAACGGCTTGGTCATGTAGTCGTCCGCGCCGCCCTCGAGCGCTGCCACCGTGCTTTCGAGGCTGTCCGCTGCCGTGAGGATGATCACCGGAATCGTGGAGCGCATGTCGCGGAGGTTCTTGAGCACGGTGAGGCCGTCCATCCTCGGCATGCCGATGTCCAGGATGAGGAGGTCGAACTCCCCGGATGTGGCGTAGTCCAGTGCCTTCACCCCGTCCGAGACCTGGGTGGTGGTATAGCCGGCCGCCGTAAGGCCTTTGGTGAGGAAAGCCGCAATGCGGGGCTCGTCGTCGGCGATCAGGATCCGGGTCAAGAGGTACCTCCCGCCCGGGTGGCCAGTTCAATGCCCGACGCCGGTCCCGCCGGCTTTGGTTTGCCGCCTCCCGTGCCCGCTCCCTTATGCCGCGGTCCCTTGGCGGCGTGGCCCCTAGCGGCACGGAGGTCAGCACTGCTGCCGCTCCGGCCGGCGCTGTCTGCCGCGGCTGAATCATCCGCCTCGCTGTCCGCCTGCCGTCCCCCGGCCGGGATCCGGAGCACGAAGCGGCTGCCCTTGCCCACCTCCGATTCCAGCAGCACCGTGCCGCCATGCGCCTCGGCGATGGCCTTCACGATCGACAGCCCCAGTCCGGAGCCCTCCGAGGTCTCCGCGTTGCTGCCCTTGCCAAAGCGTTCGAAGATGCGCTCATGGTCGCCGGCGGGGATCCCGGTGCCGGTATCCGACACCCAGATCTCCAGCACCCTGGATACCGGGTTTCCCAGCTCCCGCACAACTACCGCCCGACCGCCCTGGGAGGCGCCGCCGTCGTCCTCCATCCACGCCCCGCCAACGGAAATGCGGTCCGACTCGGACGTGTGCTTGACGGCGTTGGCGGCGAGCTGCTCCAGTGCCTGGGTAAGCCTGCGGCGATCGGCGCGGATCAGGCCCCCGGGCCTGGCGTCCAGGTGCCACTGGCGCTCGCCGAGGACGCGGACCCGGTTCAGGACGTCCTCCAGAAGGTCGTCCGCCTCCACCCAGTCAGGCGTCACGAAGTCCGGCCGGCCGCTGCGGGCAAGGATCAGGAGGTCATCCACGAGTACCTGCATCCGGTCCAGCTCGTCCAGGAGCAGCATGCGGGTCTGGTCGACGTCGTCGGGATCCCCTGCGCGGAGCAGTTCCAGGTAGCCGCGGATGATCGTCATGGGAGTACGCAACTCATGGCTGGCATCGTGGACGAAACGGCTCTGGTTGTCGAAGCCGGACTCAAGCCGCTCGAGCATGCGGTTGAAGTTCATGGCGAGCTGGGCTACGTCATCAGTGCTGTCGGGCACCTCAACCCGTTTGGTCAGGTCCTCATAAGTCGTGGCCTCAGTGGCTTCGCGGAGCCGCCGGACGGGACGCATCAAACGGCCGGTGACCAGGTAACCGACCAGACCGGTCAGCGCGAGCGTCCCCATGGAGGCCAGGGCAAACGTCCACATCGAGGCGAAAACCTCGGAGCGCTGGGCGCCAATCTCGCTCGAGGCAATCAGCAGGCCCTGGTCCTGGCGGCCGCCGGCCAGGGACACTGCAGTAATGGCCAGCCGGACCTGCCGGCCGTCCAGTTCAATGTCCCGCATCACGGTCTCGCCCGGGACGCTCCAGTCCCAGACATGGTCGGTGACGGCCTCGGTGTTGAGGTTGGTGGGCTGTTTGGCTTTGGGAAGGATGACGATGCCGCCGCGGATGATGGTCATCACGGACTCGTAACCGCCCGGAGCCCCATTGCGCAGGTAGGTCGCAAAGAGCTCGTGCAGGGAGGAGTAGCCCGCGCCAAAGTTGTTCGGCGAGCCCAGCCGTGCCAGCACGTCCAGGTTGTCCCGGGGCAGCAGCAGTTCAGAGTTCACCCGGTCGTTGAGGCTCTTCAGCTGGGCGGCATGGGTGGCGGCGCCGGCCACAAAGAGGCCTACGGCCATGAAGACGAGCAGCGTGGCCAGCAGCCGGAAGCGGACGGAATGGATTTCCGTGCGCAGTGCGCCGGCCGTATTCATGGGTCTACCCGGCCTCTTCTGGTATGTGACGCGCGTAACACAACACACGCCAGGGCCAGCCCGGCAGAAATTTTTTGAAATCCGGGGCGGCCAGCAAAGACGCACATCGCCGAGTACTCGGAGTACTTGGTTGTACCCGGCCCGGCCATAGGACGCGTCATTGGATCACCCATTTCATGCTGGCTCGGCGGTCCTCCGGGGACGAGGATCGCAGTAGTACCGCTCTAACTGCAGTAATACGACTGTAGCCCCGGGTTCTTGGGAAAAACTTGGTGCTGTTGGACCCCACCGCCGTTGTTCGCGCCGGTTCGAGGGGAGCCGCGGGCCACCCCAACCGCGTGGTGCCCGGTCTATGCAAAAGCAACCAAGTAGTACCTGCCCCGAAATTCGAGTACTCGCTACTCGTGCCCCTACTTGCCTGAGTGACAAGTATGAATCCAAGCCATTCATGGGGAATGCAGTTCATGGGGATAGTAGGTGCAGAAAAATGGTTCAGACCGTTGCAGAAGATACTCGTTGGGCCCGGAGAGTCAATGACGACGAGTACCTTCCAAACTCACTGGAAGATGCTGGTGGCACAACGACGAAGTTGTCCATCAACATCCTGGGTCCGCTCCGGGTCCGCCGCGGCGGAGTCGTGATCGGATCCCACGAGCTGGGCGGTCCCAAGCCGCGCCAGGTCCTTGAAATCCTGTTGCTCAAGCTGGGGACCCCGGTCTCCAAGAACCACCTGATCGA is from Arthrobacter sp. QXT-31 and encodes:
- a CDS encoding class I SAM-dependent methyltransferase; the protein is MNDQDGADKALKEKHRAMWAQGDYPALASELIADLGAILVEACNIKPRQRVLDVGAGAGNAAVPAAMMGARVVASDLTPEMFDAGRRQAADRGVELEWVEADVENLPFADGEFDVVMSCLGAMFAPHHQASADEMVRVCRPGGTVGLLHWTPEGFIGQMFATMKPFAPPPPPGAQPAPLWGSEDHVRKLFGDRLDDIRAQKRTVAITSFRHPEDFVRYFKSHYGPTISLYKSLSGDDEKAKALDEALTELAGTYIEAHGDTPAQMEWEYLLLTAKTNAKPQETGL
- a CDS encoding phosphatase PAP2 family protein translates to MTFQLRDPRRKKQGRQQQGRQKPGRQPSAGRMRLAAGTGFLFAVATLACATGLAATYYYFVRTTTGQFIDESALVEAVEIHGPAGKVTTRFLDWLPTISLVMAAVVVLLVTVIHRRWRDAGIAVTACIAANIATQVLKALLPVRPDRGVETLELNSLPSGHTTLAASAAAAVFLMASPRWRPLAGFVGGTFAIASGMSTLVNQWHRPADVVAAFLVVGCFTIPAGWLILRNDGREWNVWDGFDGHWGSARLWIGLPAVLGLASAAVSVYSLVMIAPGIGQEASTTNYFWAGISLIVIAGYLATVATTSLFAYAVRRRD
- a CDS encoding response regulator transcription factor, coding for MTRILIADDEPRIAAFLTKGLTAAGYTTTQVSDGVKALDYATSGEFDLLILDIGMPRMDGLTVLKNLRDMRSTIPVIILTAADSLESTVAALEGGADDYMTKPFRFEELLSRIKLRLRGAQAVASAPTLVCGDLSLDVNLRTAEIGGHVIDLSAREFVMARTFMENAGKVLSREQLLSRVWGYHFEGSSNVVDVYVRYLRHKLGQERIQTVRGVGYRLVCLPGPSTTAPDDPSGTADVAEDHSI
- a CDS encoding sensor histidine kinase, yielding MNTAGALRTEIHSVRFRLLATLLVFMAVGLFVAGAATHAAQLKSLNDRVNSELLLPRDNLDVLARLGSPNNFGAGYSSLHELFATYLRNGAPGGYESVMTIIRGGIVILPKAKQPTNLNTEAVTDHVWDWSVPGETVMRDIELDGRQVRLAITAVSLAGGRQDQGLLIASSEIGAQRSEVFASMWTFALASMGTLALTGLVGYLVTGRLMRPVRRLREATEATTYEDLTKRVEVPDSTDDVAQLAMNFNRMLERLESGFDNQSRFVHDASHELRTPMTIIRGYLELLRAGDPDDVDQTRMLLLDELDRMQVLVDDLLILARSGRPDFVTPDWVEADDLLEDVLNRVRVLGERQWHLDARPGGLIRADRRRLTQALEQLAANAVKHTSESDRISVGGAWMEDDGGASQGGRAVVVRELGNPVSRVLEIWVSDTGTGIPAGDHERIFERFGKGSNAETSEGSGLGLSIVKAIAEAHGGTVLLESEVGKGSRFVLRIPAGGRQADSEADDSAAADSAGRSGSSADLRAARGHAAKGPRHKGAGTGGGKPKPAGPASGIELATRAGGTS